The sequence ATCAAATGCCTTAGAAGAAGCTAACAAATTAATTAAGAGTAAACTTTGAACGCTTTAAATAGTTCATTTGCCAGACTTGACCAGATTGCGCCATTTATGCATATTAGTGTTGCGGCGCTTTTTATTGCTTTACAAATTACGGTAGTAGTTTGTGGTCATTACTGCTTTAAGGATATTGAGCAAAATCCACATCGCTATAAGCTAATTTTAAAGGAATTTAATAAATTTCTTTTTAGCGCCTTAGCGATAGTGGCATTTTTAGGCTTTGGCGGAATGTTTATGTCTTATGGAGAACGATTTCCAATTGGCGATCCAATGGTCGAAGCAATTGTTAAAACTAAGCTAGCAATTTTAGCATTTATTGGGGCAAATTTAGCATATATTTGGTATAAATTTCGTCAAGCCAAAGAGGCATTTTTAAAAGATGATATGCTTATGAGTCATGAAAATTTAGTTTTGATAATATATTATTTTACCCCTTTAAATATCGTTTTATCATTTATTAATATCTATCTTGGTGTTACTTTTAGAGGATTTTTATGATAGTTTTAGCATCTAGCTCAGCTAGTAGAGCGATGATTTTGCGTGAATATGGTGTTGAGTTTATTCAAGTTAGCCTAGATTATGATGAAGAATTTGACACAAATCTACCACCAGCAAAATATGCTATGAGTATCGTAAATAACAAAGCCAAACAATTTTTTGATAAATTTAAAAACCAGTATGAGCGTGTTCTTTTTGCTGATAGTAGCGTAGCAGCTTGCGGAAAAATTCTTGGTAAGGCAACAGATGAAGCGCACGCTAGATATATGCTAGAGTTGCAAAGCGGAAATTTGACTAGCGTCTATACTGCTATGAAGTTTATTAGCCCAAATATCTCTATTGATATGCTAAGTATTGCAAGCTATAAATTTGCTAAATTTAATTCATCTCATTTAGATGAATACATAGCTAGTGGATTATGGAAAGATAAAGCTGGAGCGATGATGATAGAAGGATTTAATAAAATATATATAGAACAAGAAAGCGGCAACAAACCCACAGCCATGGGGCTAGATATTATAAATTTAAAGGCATTTTTATGAAATATATTTTCAACCTAATTATAATTTTAGCATTAGCTAGCGTGGCTGGAATTATATATTTTTACTCTCAAATTAAGATTGATATATCTAAAATTGTAGATTACAATCCAAAATTAACTACTCATATTTATGATAAAAATGGTGATTTAGTAGCCTATATTTTTGATGAAGAAAATAGACAATACGCTAAATTTAGCGAAATTTCGCCACGCATTATAGAAGCACTCATTGCTATAGAAGATACAGCATTTTTTGAACATGGCGGGATAAATTATGAAGCAATTTTTAGAGCAGCAATTAAAGATATTCAAGCAATGTCTTTAGTTGAAGGAGCCTCAACCCTAACTCAACAACTAGTCAAAAATATGCTCTTAACACGTGAGAAAAAATTTACTCGTAAACTAAAAGAGCTAATAATCTCTTACGAAGTTGAGTACACTCTAACTAAAGAACAGATAATTGAGCGATATTTAAACCAGGTATATTTTGGTCACGGATATTATGGGATTAAGACTGCTGCGCTTGGATATTTTAAAAAAAATCTTGATGAACTAAGCTTAAAAGAGATATCTATGCTAGTGGGTCTACCAAAAGCACCTAGTAGCTATGATCCTACAAGACATTTAGATCTATCTCTCTCAAGAGCAAATAATGTACTGCTAAGAATGCACAATATCGGCTGGATAACAACCAAAGAGTATCAAGCTGCTATAAAAGAGACGCCAAAAATCTATGATCAAACCCTAACCCAAAACAAAGCTCCATATCTAGTAGATGAGACTATAAAGCAGCTAACCCCTCTATATCCTGATATACGATATGGTGGATATAAAATCACTTTAAATGCTGATTTAAAAGTACAAGAGATAGCACAAAATGCACTTAAATTTGGCTATAACGAAATCCTAAAACGCAATAAAGACGCAAATACCACAGTATTAAATGGCGCAATGATCGTCACCAATCCTACTAATGGAGATATACTAGCTTTAGTAGGCGGTGTAGATTATGCCAAAAGCAACTTTAACCGTGCTACACAAAGCTCTCGCCAGCCTGGTTCTAGTTTTAAACCATTTATATATCAAATTGCTTTAAACCAAGGATTATCCCCACAAAGCAAAATAGCTGATATATCTAGAATTTATGAAGGAGTAAATAAAAATAACAAAGAAGATCAAGACTGGAAGCCTAAAAACTTTAGTGGCAATTTTAAAGGCTTAATCACTTTAAATGATGCATTAAAACAATCGCGTAATCTTGCTACAATAAATCTTTTAAATTCTATTGGCCTTGATGTAGTTCAAAGGGATTTAGAGGATTTTGGTTTTAAAGATATTCCTAATAATCTATCAATTGCACTTGGAAGCTTTGGGGTTAGTCTTATGGATTATAGCGAACAATACTCGATATTCCCAGGACTTGGTACTAGACATGAGACTAGACTAATTAATTTTGTAGAGAACAAAAATGGTGAGATATTTAAATTCGAGCCAAAAAGCAGCGAGATTATCAAACCAGAACAAGCATATCTAATGATTAAAATGCTTCAAGATGTTGTAAATAATGGAACTGGTCGCTCAGCAAAAGTTGATGGAATTGAACTAGCAGGAAAAACCGGAACTACAAATGAGAGCGTAGATGCATGGTTTTGCGGTTTTGGCCCTGAGATTCAAGTATTAATATGGTATGGAAATGACAATAACACTCCAATGCGCTATGTAGAAGGTGGCTCTAGAACAGCAGCACCAGTATTTAAGCAGTTTATGCAAGACTTTATCGCTGAATATCCACAAACTAAACGCAAGTTTGATATGCCTCCTGGTGTGTATCGTAGAGTTTATAACGGAGTAGATGCATTATATACTACTACTTCTCCGCTACCAAAAGAACAAAATAATATCCTAGAAAAGCAAGATAGAGAAGGGATAATTTTTTAGTTTTTTAGAGTATAAATTTGATAACTTCAAATTTATACTCTAATTATTTATAGCATAAGTAATTAAAGCTAATTTTTGTAAAAATTTAAATGATAGTAGTATATTAAGGCAAATTTAAAAATTACTTTTTACTATTTGCTACTTTAAATACTCTTGTATGACTATCTGATTTTGATAAACTTAGTCTTATTATAGAATTTTCTAATGCCTTTAACGAATGAGGTATAAATGCAGGCAATGTAATCATATCAAATTCATTCATAACCAAAATCTTTCCACTCATTTCAAATTCAATACCACCACGAAGCACTTGAACTATAATCGCATTTGGAGCCATATGCTCTTTCATAACCGCATCTTTAGCCATAGTTATGCGAATTTCCTTGCTAAATTCACTCTCACAAAGCATAGCAGTCTTAACACCATCAAAAATATTAAAATTAAAAATAATTTTTTCCACAGTAAGCCCAAAATAATGATTAAAAATCGAGATAAAGAAGAAGCCCCAAAAAAAGGGGCGAAATTGCAATAGAAATTATTTTTTAAGCTCTTTAATTCTAGCAGCTTTACCACGTCTATCACGTAGATAGAATAGTTTAGAACGTCTTACACGACCTCTACGTAGTACTGTAATACTCTCTAAGCTATCGCTATAAATAGGGAAAATTCTCTCTACACCAACGCTATTAGCACCGATTTTGCGAATGATGAAAGTCTCACCAGTACCACTACCACGGCGAGCTATACAAACGCCTTCAAAGTTTTGAATTCTGCTTTTGTCGCCTTCTTTGATGTGGATAGCAATTCTCAAAGTATCACCAGCACGAAAGTCAGGCACAGACTTAGTCGCGATTTGAGCATTTTCAAATGCTTCAATATATTTATTTCTCATCTTTTTTCCTTAAAGTTTGGCGATTTAAGAGTTTGATACAAATCAGGGCGAAAAAACCGAGTTTTGCAAAGCGCCATATGATTTTTTAAAACGTTGATTATACTATGATTACCCTTTAAAAAAGCTGAAGGCACAGGTGAGCCATTAAAAATATTTGGCTTTGTAAAGCTTGGAGCTTCTAAAATTCCATCTTCAAAACTCTCAATATCTAATGAATTTGCATTACCTAAAACCCCGGCAATATTGCGGCTAATAGCATCACAAAGACACATAGCAGCAAGCTCACCACCAGTTAAAATAAAATCCCCTATGCAAAAAACCTCATTTACTCTACTCTCGATAACACGTTCATCTATACCCTCGTATCTACCACAAATAAAACTAATATTTTCTAGCTTCGCAAGTCTCTTAGCGTCATTTTGATTAAATTTTTTACCGGCTGGAGTGAGATAAATTACATGCGTCTGCCCTATGCGATCAATCGCATCACAAAGTGGTTGCGCACTCATCAAAAGCCCAGCCCCACCACCAACCATATACTCATCAACTTTTTTATGTTTATTTTGAGTAAAATCTCGTGGGTTTATACAATTGATCTCTATTAGTCCACTTGTCTGAGCTCTACCAAGTATAGAATCGCTAAAATATGGCGTAACTAAATTTGGAAATAAGGTTATAAAGTTAAATTTCATAAGCTAAGAATTAAGCAATATATCCATAGAGTTTTTTACATCTACTCTTTTGCTGTTAATATCAATCTTAATAATAAAATTATCTTGATATGGTATATAAAACTGCTTTGTAAGTCCTTTGCTAATAAGTTCTGTGCTAGTCTTAATATCAAATAAAAATCCAGCCCCAACTTCTAAAATATCGTCAATTTTACCAAGCAAAATCTCGCCCTCATAAACCATAGAATCTATGATGTCAAAATAAAAATACTCATCTTTTTTAAGCTTACAACTCTTTTTAGTATCTTCTACAGTACGGTATAAAACTCGATTTACAAGCTCTTTTGCTACTTCAATACTCTCAAATCCATCAAATATTACAAGCGAATTAGAAGGTTCATAGCTCTTAATGGATAAAAGATTACCGAACTTATCATAAAATTTAGCGCCTTTTTTATACTGTTCTATGAAATCACTACGGTTATGAAGCTTTAAAGCTCCCTTTAATCCTACGGTTTTACCAAGTATGCAAACCTCTACTAAATCACTCTTCAATAGCTTTTACCGTAATTCTATATGAAGTTGGATCTTTGGCTTTATAGCCTATAACTACGGTTTTGATAGCATTTATCATTTTGCCATCTTTACCGATTAATTTTCCAGTATCGACCCTACTAGCATAGATAATAATCTCATCGAAGTTCTCACCTAAATTTATCCGCTCTGTGCGGATAATATCAGGTGAATCACTTATAAGTTTAGCATACTCTTTTAAAAAATCTTCAACCATTATTTTGTAATTTGAGCGACTCTATCGCTTAGTTTAGCGCCAACACTTTTCCAATATGCAAGTCTCTGGGCATCAAATTTAATCACTTCTGGCTCTACCATTGGATTGTAATAACCAATACTTTCAATCCAACCACTATCACGTCTTTTTCTACTATCAGTTACTACGATACGATAAAATGGTCTTTTTTTGCGTCCCATTCTTGTTAATCTAACTACTGTTGCCATCTTTTTCTCCTAAAATATTTTTTATAAGGCTTAGTTATAGCTAAATTCATAGCCATAAATAAACCCTAACTTATTTAGGACGGTTAGCGTTTGCCAACATATTTGCAAAGCCTTTCATACTATCTTTATTAGAGAATTTTTTAGCCAACTTTGCAGCACTACTAAACTGCTTTAAAAATCTATTTACAGTCATTTGATCAAGTCCAGCACCAGCAGCAATTCTACGCTTTCTAGCATTATTTAATAAATCTGGATTCTCTCTTTCTTTTGGAGTCATTGAGTTTATCATCGCTTTTATATGTTTAATCTGCTCTGAATTATCTAAATCAATATCTTTTAACTGATTTGCCATAGAACTCATACCAGGAATCATTCCTAAGATTCCTTTCATGCTTCCAAGCTTTTTAACACTCTCAAGCTGAGCTATAAAATCATTAAAATTAAACTCACCTTTTTTAATCTTTTTATTGAGCTTTTTGGCCTCTTTTTCATCTATGATTGTAGAAGCTTTCTCAGCTAAAGTCGCCAAATCGCCCTCGCCTAAAATTCTGCCAACGATTCTATCAGGGATAAAACTCTCAAGATCGGCCACTTTTTCACCCACACCGACAAATCTCAGCGGAATTCCTACTTGGTGTGCTATACCTATAGCTACACCGCCTTTTGTATCGGCATCAAATTTACTTAAAATAACCCCAGTAATGCCAAGAGCCTCATTAAAACTAGTAGCAGTGCGTACGCCATCTTGCCCACTCATCGCATCTGCAACATAAAAAATTTCATCTGGATTTAATACAGATTTTACCTCTTTTAATTCACTCATTAATGCTTCATCTATTGCCAAGCGACCAGCAGTATCAACTAAAAGTACATCATAAAAACCATCTTTTGCTTTTTTTAATGCTTCCTTAGCTACATTTACTGGATTATTTTCACCATCAATAGTAAAAAGCTCGATCTCATTTGCGCTACAAAGCTGTCTAAGCTGTTCTACTGCTGCTAAACGCTGCAAGTCGGCTGCAGCTACTAAAACACGTTTTTTACGTGCTTTTAGGTAGCTTGCTAATTTTATAGTTGTTGTGGTTTTACCACCACCTTGTAAGCCGGCCATTAACACAACTGTTGGAGGGTTTGAAGCAAACACAAATCCGCTACCTTTATTACCATCATTTGGAGCGGTTAAAATATTCGTTAAATTAGTTTTTATACTATCTAAAAACTGCTTTTGGCCTATAGTGCCCTTTTTCATATCAGCTTCTACAAGACTTACAAGTTCTTTTGTCACCTTGTGATAAACGTCAGCCTTTAACAGCGACTTTTTCAGCGTCTCAAGCGCATTTTTTAATGCCTTTTCATCATCGACAAATTTAAGTTTATTTACAGCTGATTTTAGCGATTCGCCAATAAGTTCAAACACTATATACCTTTTAAATTTGATTAAAATTGCTAATTATACCCTAAATTTCTTTAACTTTCTTTAATTGCTTAACTATACTTATACCTTTATGACAGATATTTTATGTAATACATAGATGTAAACTAGTACTAAACAAATATGTAAAGCATAAAATTAGCTATAAAATATTAAATTAATTTTTTAAAAGTACTTCATTATAGACTACTTTATAAACTTAGCGGTTCTTTAACAGTTATCGCCAAGCAAAAAATAATTAATAATTATATCTCTTACTAAGTTTAAAACCTAGATAGAAATTTAATAAAACATACTTTCAAACTAACAATTATTTTACATAGACTTTATATTCAGAATATCCTCTAATATCCATCTGATCATATGGGATAAACTCTAATGAAGCACCATTAATACAATATCTAAGCCCTCCTTTATCAATTGGCCCATCATCAAATACATGACCTAAATGGCTGCCGCTCTGTCTTGATGTGACCTCTATTCGTTCCATTCCATGACTTAAATCCCTATGATAACTAGCTGCATCAGTTGTAATTGGCTTTGTAAAGCTAGGCCATCCGCACCCAGCATCATACTTATCACTAGAGCTAAAAAGCGGTTTTTTACTTACAATATCTACATATATACCACGCTCATCAAATTTATCATACTGACTACTATATGGTCGCTCAGTGGCCTTTTCTTGTGTTACTTTAAATGCTAAATCGCTTAACTTTTCTTTTAATTCAGATAGGCTTGGAATTTTAAATTTGCTTTCATCATATAGTGGTTTGCTAGCCAAATTTAAATCAATATGGCAATAACCATTTGGATTTTTATCTAAATATTTTTGGTGATATTCTTCTGCTTTTATATAATTCTTAAGTGGCTCTATCTCAACTACAATTGGTTTAGTAAATTTAGCCTGTTTACGACTGATAAAATTCTCTATAACACTCTTTAGCTTATCATCACTATAATATATACCAGTGCGATACTGTCTACCTATATCATTGCCTTGTTTATTGATAGAAAATGGATCAATAATACGAAAATAATGCTCTAAAATTTCATTAATATCAACCCTATTAGAATCAAATTTAAGCCTAACAACTTCTGCGTGATCTGTACGAGCAATCTGATTATAGCTAGTTTGGTCACTTATGCCATTAGCATAACCTACTTCACTATATACCACTCCATTAATAAGATCAAAATATCCCTGAGTCCCCCAAAAACATCCACCGCCTAGATATATCTCTTTTAAATTTGACATATTTTCACCTTTTGGATTAGCCATTAAAGCAGTAATGGCAAGAATTATTGTAGTTATGTATTTTATCATTATACAACCTTAAAATCTAAATTTAGACAATTCTAGCAAAAGCAAAAAAATAAAATCTAAATATATTATTAAGGTTTAAATTTAATCAAAAGCCCATTTAAAGGGGCAAAACTCTCAAAAGAGCTTTGCTATATGTAACCCTATAAATGAAACCAAATAAGCAACAAATGTAGTAAAAATGAATAGATAAGCTATATATTTATATCCGCCAGCCTCTTTGCCAAAGACAATTGTAGCTGCTAAACAAGGATTATATAACATCACAAATAACACATACGCCACAGCCACCTCAATCGGTATAGCTTCTTGAATTTTTTGTATTAATCCATCGTTATTTTCATCTACTTCGCCACCTAACGAATACAATACACCCATTGTAGATATCGCAACCTCCTTAGCTGCTAAACCACTAACAATAGAAACGCTCAATCTCCAATCAAACTCCAACGGAGCAAAAAATGGCTCAATAAATTTACCAACCTTTCCTAAATAGCTATTTTCTATTAAGATATTTTCTAATTCATTAGATAATCTCTCTTTGTCTTCATCAGTTGCGGCTATCTCTATTTTTTGTTCATAAATCTCTTTAGTAGAGTCTTGAAACGGAAAACTACTAGCAAACCATATAAGCACAGCTGCAGCTAGAATGAAAGTACCGGCCTTTTTGATATACATTTTAGCTTTGTTATAGACCATAAACCAAATGAGCTTCCAATTTGGCATTCTATATTTTGGCATCTCAACAACAAAAGGCTCATCAGGACCTCTAAATGCCGTCATACGCAAAACCTTAGCCGCTATAAGCCCTAAAATAGCACCAAAAATATATATACCAAATAGCCAATTTCCAGCTTGAGCTTTTGGAGCAAAAGCACCTATAAATAGCACATACACAGGCAACCTAGCACCACAACTCATAAAATTAATTATGAAAAGAGTAAGCAAGCGGTCTTTTTCGTTTTTGAGAGTTCTTGTAGCCATAAATGCCGGGACAGAACACCCAAATCCAGTCACCAATGGGATAAAGCTTTTACCATGCAAGCCAAATTTATGAAAAAATCCATCTAACAAAAATGAAACCCTAGACATATATCCAGTAGTTTCCAAAAGCGCAATTCCAAAAAACAGTATCATAATATTTGGCAAAAATAGTATCACAGACCCAACCCCACCTATGATGCCATCAGCCAATAACGATGCCAAAAGCTCACTACTCACACTCTCTTTAACCATATCACCCAACGCCACATATCCAGCTTCAATATAGTCCATAGGCACCGCACCAAGAGTAAATGTAAGCTGAAATATCAACCACATAAAAAACAAAAATATCGGAATCCCAATATATTTGTTTATCAAAATTTTATCAATCATCCTAGTATAATTAATCTCTTTAGGCTTATGATATTTCACGCTCTCAGCGATCGCACCATTGACAAAATTACTACACTCTTGCATAAATATCTCACTTACAGATTGAGTTTTGTAGTGGATATATAGGTTATTGTGAGCTGTCTGGATCACCTTTGATAGCTCTATCCAAATGGGCTTATCGTGTAAATACTTATAAATTTGATTATCTTGCTTTAACAAAGCTATCGCTATATCTTTATTGCTTAATTTTAACTCTTTTATATTTGTATCATTTTTAGATTCTAAAAATTGCGAAATATCATCTATCTCTTTTTCAATCGCATCACTATAAATTCGCTTATTTGGGATATATGGTGATTTGTAAATTTCTATTATCCGTTCTATCAACTCATTTAAATTTGATTTTAAACTAGCAGATACTGATACGCAAGGCACTCCAAGGAGATTTTCAAATTTCTTAGCATCAATATTTATCCCCTCTTTTGATGCTTCATCACTCATATTTAGAGCTAAAATCATCTTTTTATTTCTCTCCATAATTTGGGTAGTCAAGATCAAATTGCGCTCTAAATTTGTAGAATCTACCACATTTATGATGATATCATAATCATTTTTATTGATAAAATCTTTAGTTATCCTCTCTTCAAGCGAGTAATCATTAATAGAGTAAGTTCCAGGAAGATCTATAATCTTAATATCATAATCTTTATATTTAAAATTTGCTTCAGATTTTTCAACTGTCACACCGGGGAAATTCCCAACCTTCAAATGCGATCCACTAAGTGAATTTATAAGTAGAGTTTTACCTACATTTGGTTGACCTACAAGTGCGATTTTAATAATCTTTTTCATCTAAATTCTCTCCACCTCAATACTCTTTGCCTCATCATATCTTAGCATCAAGCACATTCTATTACACTCAATCAAGATAGTCGAACTCCCCAATGAACTCTCTATCTTTTTAATAGTTTTGAATTTAGATAGCCCTAAACTAAAAAACCTCTCAAGCAATCTCTCAGTTACATTAAAATTTAAAATTTTAGCCATTTGACCATTTTCTAAAAGATCCAAAGTCATTAAAATCTCCAATAATGAAATTTATTATCAATTATAGTGAAATATACATTAAAGTTTTATTAAAAATAGTGGTTGTGTTGCAGAATTAAATTTTTGAATTACTAATACATATGCGCAACTACAAGATAGCTTAATACTAATATATAAATAAGATTTTAAACTAAAAATATTTAACAATATTTATTAAATAAAATTAATCTATTATTGTCTAGAACAGCTTAAATTTTATTCCTATAATAATTGTATTTGACGCAATCTTGTGTTATATGGCGTATAATAGAATATTTTTTAATGCTACAATTTAGGTATTATAAATAAAATATAATTAAAAGAAAATTTATTTAATTTTTACAAAAGGATAATCTTACTGATTAAGCTTAAAAGGTTGAATTTGATTTCTAACAGCTATGATTTTTTAAAATCTAAGAAAGAAACTTGGATAAAAGTAAATAAAGAGTATTAATCCTATTTAATTACAAAATGGCCTCCCCAATAGGATTCGAACCTATGGCCTCAGAATTAGGAATTCTGCGCTCTATCCTGCTGAGCTATGAGGAGCAAACTCCGCTGAAGCGGAGAAAATCAAAATGTATTAACCATTTCTCTTTTTGATAATTTCATCAGATACATTTTTAGGAACTTCTTCATAGTGATCAAATTCCATTGAGTATGATGCACGGCCTTGAGTTTGACTTCTTAAATCTGTAGAGTAGCCAAACATCTCAGCAAGT is a genomic window of Campylobacter devanensis containing:
- the maf gene encoding septum formation inhibitor Maf; translation: MIVLASSSASRAMILREYGVEFIQVSLDYDEEFDTNLPPAKYAMSIVNNKAKQFFDKFKNQYERVLFADSSVAACGKILGKATDEAHARYMLELQSGNLTSVYTAMKFISPNISIDMLSIASYKFAKFNSSHLDEYIASGLWKDKAGAMMIEGFNKIYIEQESGNKPTAMGLDIINLKAFL
- a CDS encoding transglycosylase domain-containing protein, whose protein sequence is MKYIFNLIIILALASVAGIIYFYSQIKIDISKIVDYNPKLTTHIYDKNGDLVAYIFDEENRQYAKFSEISPRIIEALIAIEDTAFFEHGGINYEAIFRAAIKDIQAMSLVEGASTLTQQLVKNMLLTREKKFTRKLKELIISYEVEYTLTKEQIIERYLNQVYFGHGYYGIKTAALGYFKKNLDELSLKEISMLVGLPKAPSSYDPTRHLDLSLSRANNVLLRMHNIGWITTKEYQAAIKETPKIYDQTLTQNKAPYLVDETIKQLTPLYPDIRYGGYKITLNADLKVQEIAQNALKFGYNEILKRNKDANTTVLNGAMIVTNPTNGDILALVGGVDYAKSNFNRATQSSRQPGSSFKPFIYQIALNQGLSPQSKIADISRIYEGVNKNNKEDQDWKPKNFSGNFKGLITLNDALKQSRNLATINLLNSIGLDVVQRDLEDFGFKDIPNNLSIALGSFGVSLMDYSEQYSIFPGLGTRHETRLINFVENKNGEIFKFEPKSSEIIKPEQAYLMIKMLQDVVNNGTGRSAKVDGIELAGKTGTTNESVDAWFCGFGPEIQVLIWYGNDNNTPMRYVEGGSRTAAPVFKQFMQDFIAEYPQTKRKFDMPPGVYRRVYNGVDALYTTTSPLPKEQNNILEKQDREGIIF
- a CDS encoding cupin domain-containing protein — its product is MLCESEFSKEIRITMAKDAVMKEHMAPNAIIVQVLRGGIEFEMSGKILVMNEFDMITLPAFIPHSLKALENSIIRLSLSKSDSHTRVFKVANSKK
- the rplS gene encoding 50S ribosomal protein L19; the encoded protein is MRNKYIEAFENAQIATKSVPDFRAGDTLRIAIHIKEGDKSRIQNFEGVCIARRGSGTGETFIIRKIGANSVGVERIFPIYSDSLESITVLRRGRVRRSKLFYLRDRRGKAARIKELKK
- the trmD gene encoding tRNA (guanosine(37)-N1)-methyltransferase TrmD, which translates into the protein MKFNFITLFPNLVTPYFSDSILGRAQTSGLIEINCINPRDFTQNKHKKVDEYMVGGGAGLLMSAQPLCDAIDRIGQTHVIYLTPAGKKFNQNDAKRLAKLENISFICGRYEGIDERVIESRVNEVFCIGDFILTGGELAAMCLCDAISRNIAGVLGNANSLDIESFEDGILEAPSFTKPNIFNGSPVPSAFLKGNHSIINVLKNHMALCKTRFFRPDLYQTLKSPNFKEKR
- the rimM gene encoding ribosome maturation factor RimM (Essential for efficient processing of 16S rRNA), whose translation is MKSDLVEVCILGKTVGLKGALKLHNRSDFIEQYKKGAKFYDKFGNLLSIKSYEPSNSLVIFDGFESIEVAKELVNRVLYRTVEDTKKSCKLKKDEYFYFDIIDSMVYEGEILLGKIDDILEVGAGFLFDIKTSTELISKGLTKQFYIPYQDNFIIKIDINSKRVDVKNSMDILLNS
- a CDS encoding KH domain-containing protein is translated as MVEDFLKEYAKLISDSPDIIRTERINLGENFDEIIIYASRVDTGKLIGKDGKMINAIKTVVIGYKAKDPTSYRITVKAIEE
- the rpsP gene encoding 30S ribosomal protein S16 produces the protein MATVVRLTRMGRKKRPFYRIVVTDSRKRRDSGWIESIGYYNPMVEPEVIKFDAQRLAYWKSVGAKLSDRVAQITK
- the ffh gene encoding signal recognition particle protein; the protein is MFELIGESLKSAVNKLKFVDDEKALKNALETLKKSLLKADVYHKVTKELVSLVEADMKKGTIGQKQFLDSIKTNLTNILTAPNDGNKGSGFVFASNPPTVVLMAGLQGGGKTTTTIKLASYLKARKKRVLVAAADLQRLAAVEQLRQLCSANEIELFTIDGENNPVNVAKEALKKAKDGFYDVLLVDTAGRLAIDEALMSELKEVKSVLNPDEIFYVADAMSGQDGVRTATSFNEALGITGVILSKFDADTKGGVAIGIAHQVGIPLRFVGVGEKVADLESFIPDRIVGRILGEGDLATLAEKASTIIDEKEAKKLNKKIKKGEFNFNDFIAQLESVKKLGSMKGILGMIPGMSSMANQLKDIDLDNSEQIKHIKAMINSMTPKERENPDLLNNARKRRIAAGAGLDQMTVNRFLKQFSSAAKLAKKFSNKDSMKGFANMLANANRPK
- the msrB gene encoding peptide-methionine (R)-S-oxide reductase MsrB; protein product: MIKYITTIILAITALMANPKGENMSNLKEIYLGGGCFWGTQGYFDLINGVVYSEVGYANGISDQTSYNQIARTDHAEVVRLKFDSNRVDINEILEHYFRIIDPFSINKQGNDIGRQYRTGIYYSDDKLKSVIENFISRKQAKFTKPIVVEIEPLKNYIKAEEYHQKYLDKNPNGYCHIDLNLASKPLYDESKFKIPSLSELKEKLSDLAFKVTQEKATERPYSSQYDKFDERGIYVDIVSKKPLFSSSDKYDAGCGWPSFTKPITTDAASYHRDLSHGMERIEVTSRQSGSHLGHVFDDGPIDKGGLRYCINGASLEFIPYDQMDIRGYSEYKVYVK
- the feoB gene encoding ferrous iron transport protein B, which produces MKKIIKIALVGQPNVGKTLLINSLSGSHLKVGNFPGVTVEKSEANFKYKDYDIKIIDLPGTYSINDYSLEERITKDFINKNDYDIIINVVDSTNLERNLILTTQIMERNKKMILALNMSDEASKEGINIDAKKFENLLGVPCVSVSASLKSNLNELIERIIEIYKSPYIPNKRIYSDAIEKEIDDISQFLESKNDTNIKELKLSNKDIAIALLKQDNQIYKYLHDKPIWIELSKVIQTAHNNLYIHYKTQSVSEIFMQECSNFVNGAIAESVKYHKPKEINYTRMIDKILINKYIGIPIFLFFMWLIFQLTFTLGAVPMDYIEAGYVALGDMVKESVSSELLASLLADGIIGGVGSVILFLPNIMILFFGIALLETTGYMSRVSFLLDGFFHKFGLHGKSFIPLVTGFGCSVPAFMATRTLKNEKDRLLTLFIINFMSCGARLPVYVLFIGAFAPKAQAGNWLFGIYIFGAILGLIAAKVLRMTAFRGPDEPFVVEMPKYRMPNWKLIWFMVYNKAKMYIKKAGTFILAAAVLIWFASSFPFQDSTKEIYEQKIEIAATDEDKERLSNELENILIENSYLGKVGKFIEPFFAPLEFDWRLSVSIVSGLAAKEVAISTMGVLYSLGGEVDENNDGLIQKIQEAIPIEVAVAYVLFVMLYNPCLAATIVFGKEAGGYKYIAYLFIFTTFVAYLVSFIGLHIAKLF
- a CDS encoding FeoA family protein; the encoded protein is MTLDLLENGQMAKILNFNVTERLLERFFSLGLSKFKTIKKIESSLGSSTILIECNRMCLMLRYDEAKSIEVERI